The following are encoded together in the Periplaneta americana isolate PAMFEO1 chromosome 5, P.americana_PAMFEO1_priV1, whole genome shotgun sequence genome:
- the LOC138699548 gene encoding protein KRI1 homolog: MLLGDDSDSEIKIEVNKNYADRYNTWRQKEELQKLKDRYGSAQDHLSDSASCSSEEDETAEQLTQQLEKDFFKTLSCLKKKDPSIYDEKVSFFSKTSSASGDQSVTSTKKPDGKPLFLRDYERKLIVEREGKLSDDEDIDETKIPTIAEEEKLIQESFKGALKDDDDEDDEQGTWGGLFQKRHKTKEELEKEEEDYREWLKGQKGEISDKQTESELKYLHDYWNNPNLSSNEAYLRDYILNKRFLEVNKEDNDYIPTYEEIVHDSDENLSEDEKTLEKQEEFEHKFNFRFEEPDKEFIKRYPRTMENSLRKKDDRRKRKRQEIKERKEAEAARKREELKRLKALKRKEIMEKIEKLKHITGNEEVGFKDEDLEGDFDPAEHDRRMSELFNHDFYEGEEDSGKPEFPELDEELEIENWNSWSGEKDEAQDGQDENELHCEDPEFNMDCDYDPSQQLQKEMLQASKGKKKGRKWKSRLAQAVAKQKPVFDGKSHTFDNYYDEYYKLDFEDLIGDLPCRFKYRNVLPNSFGLSVDEILAADDKELNQWCSLKKAVQHRPEHVEKYDVQAYRRKALNEHLKKKIFHTLYGENPTMQEHQCDETEHKKKRKKQRSSSEGHTSEGEGSANKKSKLVSDNVHRTNETESSDAGTRLKARPVALDCDVIEGEQPRKKKKKKKRTMNNGDIEQLEKSHEPESSDAGNRLKATPSVHDCNATEEEQPKKKKKKKSNVNNGNTEQLKKSNEVESCDAGNKWKETPTAQDNNVTEGEQCKKKKNKKKKKKHKEMVSAKSDGAAINKLGIKKNKNKFKHKLHGQNDSGLAISDTRLRAYGINPKKFKNKLKYSNTQNIQ; encoded by the exons ATGCTACTAGGAGACGATTCAGATTCAGAGAttaaaattgaagttaataaAAATTATGCTGACCGTTATAATACATGGAGACAGAAAGAAGAACTGCAAAAAT TGAAGGATCGGTATGGGAGTGCACAGGATCACCTTAGTGACAGTGCCAGCTGTTCTTCTGAAGAGGATGAAACTGCAGAACAGCTGACACAACAATTGGAAAAAGACTTCTTTAAAACGCTTTCCTGCTTGAAGAAGAAAGATCCTTCCATATATGATGAAAAAGTTAGTTTCTTTTCGAAAACAAGTTCAGCTAGTGGGGATCAAAGTGTCACTAGCACAAAGAAGCCTGATGGGAAGCCCCTTTTCCTGCGGGACTATGAGCGGAAGCTGATCGTTGAGCGAGAGGGCAAACTCAGTGATGATG AAGACATAGATGAGACGAAAATCCCAACAATAGCTGAGGAAGAAAAACTCATTCAGGAGAGTTTCAAAGGAGCACTGAAGGATGATGACGATGAGGATGATGAACAAGGGACATGGGGTGGACTCTTCCAGAAGCGTCACAAAACTAAGGAGGAGCTG gaaaaggaagaagaagattaCAGGGAATGGCTTAAGGGTCAGAAAGGAGAGATCtcagacaaacagacagaatcTGAACTGAAGTACCTACATGACTATTGGAACAACCCAAATTTGAGTTCTAATGAAGCATATCTCAGGGACTACATCCTCAACAAGAG GTTTCTTGAGGTCAATAAAGAAGACAATGACTACATACCAACCTATGAAGAAATTGTCCATGACTCTGACGAGAATCTATCAGAAGATGAGAAGACGTTAGAAAAGCAGGAAGAATTCGAGCACAAATTCAACTTCCGGTTCGAAGAGCCAGACAAGGAATTT ATCAAACGGTATCCCCGGACAATGGAAAACTCACTCCGTAAAAAAGATgacagaagaaagagaaaacgacaagaaattaaagaaaggaaggaagctgAAGCTGCTCGAAAGAGAGAGGAATTGAAAAGATTAAAAGCGCTGAAGAGGAAAGAAATAATGGAGAAGATAGAGAAGTTGAAGCACATCACAGGCAATGAAGAAGTTGGCTTCAAG GACGAAGATTTGGAAGGAGACTTCGATCCTGCAGAGCATGACAGACGCATGAGTGAGCTATTCAATCACGATTTCTATGAAGGAGAAGAAGATAGTGGCAAGCCTGAATTCCCTGAGCTAGATGAGGAACTTGAGATAG AGAACTGGAACTCGTGGAGTGGCGAAAAGGATGAAGCACAGGACGGACAGGACGAGAATGAGCTCCACTGTGAGGATCCAGAATTCAAC ATGGACTGTGACTATGACCCCTCGCAGCAGCTGCAGAAAGAAATGTTGCAGGCCAGCAAAGGCAAGAAGAAGGGCAGGAAGTGGAAGAGCAGGCTTGCACAGGCAGTTGCGAAGCAGAAGCCTGTGTTTGATGGCAAGAGTCACACATTTGACAATTATTATGATGAGTACTATAAGCTGGACTTTGAGGACCTCATTGGAGACCTGCCATGTCGTTTCAAGTACAGGAATGTTTTGCCTAACAGCTTTGGACTCTCAGTGGATGAG ATCCTGGCAGCAGATGACAAGGAACTGAATCAGTGGTGCTCTCTGAAGAAAGCAGTGCAGCACAGACCAGAGCATGTGGAAAAGTACGATGTGCAAGCATACCGAAGGAAGGCCTTGAATGAACATCTCAAGAAGAAGATCTTCCACACACTTTATGGAGA gAATCCCACGATGCAGGAGCATCAATGTGATGAAACTGAGCACAAGAAGAAACGTAAGAAGCAAAGGAGTAGCTCCGAAGGTCACACTAGTGAAGGAGAAGGTAGTGCAAACAAGAAAAGCAAATTGGTTAGTGACAATGTGCATAGGACAAATGAAACTGAAAGCAGTGATGCTGGAACTAGACTGAAAGCAAGACCTGTTGcactagactgtgatgtaatagaaggagaacaaccaaggaaaaagaagaagaaaaagaaaagaactatGAATAATGGTGACATCGAACAGTTGGAGAAATCACATGAACCAGAAAGTAGTGATGCTGGAAATAGACTAAAAGCAACTCCGTCTGTACACGACTGTAATGCAACAGAAGAAGAACAacctaagaagaagaagaaaaagaaaagtaatgTTAATAATGGTAACACTGAACAGCTGAAAAAATCGAATGAAGTGGAAAGTTGTGATGCTGGAAATAAATGGAAAGAAACTCCTACTGCACAGGACAATAATGTAACAGAGGGAGAACAgtgtaagaagaagaaaaataaaaagaaaaagaagaaacataAAGAAATGGTATCAGCCAAAAGTGATGGTGCTGCAATAAACAAATTAGGaattaagaaaaacaaaaacaagttTAAACATAAGCTTCATGGACAGAATGATTCAGGCTTGGCCATTTCAGATACTCGTCTCAGGGCTTATGGGATAAATCCCAAGAAGTTCAAGAACAAATTAAAGTATAGCAACACACAGAACATCCAGTGA